In Bryobacteraceae bacterium, the following proteins share a genomic window:
- a CDS encoding DEAD/DEAH box helicase, whose translation MTAAFHPLVAEWFASRLGEPTGPQKQAWPLIAGGGDVLVSAPTGSGKTLAAFLTAIDGLVRDAAAGPLPAETRVVYVSPLKALSNDIHRNLDVPLAGVAALAAERGIPLAAIRAAVRTGDTPAAERRKMTTSPPHILVTTPESLYLLLTAEGPRKALVGVRTVIVDEIHAVARDKRGSHLALSLERLEHAAGRRLQRIGLSATVSPIEEVARYLSPERGASIVNTGHRREMDLAIEIPRDELGPIASNELWAETYDRLAALILEHRTTLVFVNTRRLSERVAHALRERCGEDAILAHHGSLALPVRQNAEQRLKHGEVRAVVATASLELGIDIGSVDLVCQVGTPRSIHVALQRVGRAGHSVGATPKGRFFPTTRDELIECGALLQGIRNGALERLEIPRNALDILAQQVVAEVAAEPWDEEALYELTRRAFPYRDLPRKDWDEILTMLADGVATTRGRAGAYLHRDRINGKLRPRRGARLAAITSGGAIPETGQYAVVAEPEGRTVGTLDEDFAIESMAGDVFLLGTHSWRIQRVEPGRVRVVDAAGAAPSVPFWLGEAPGRSAELSAEVSSLRERLLRGDDPGVFDPPGLAQATAYVTTGAAMLGALPSSDTVVAERFFDEAGGMQLILHAPFGSRVNRAWGLALRKRFCRTFNFELQAAATDNGLVISLAEQHSFPLELVFAFLDPAQVEDVLTQALLAAPMFGARWRWNATRALAILRFRGGRKNPAPIQRMQSDDLLAAVFPDQVACAENLTGPLRIPDHPLVRETIQNCLREAMDVDRLRAVLERARSGGLRTVAVDTAEPSLFCHEILNANPYAFLDDAPLEERRTRAVQMRRVLRTDPADGVGALDPEAIAAVTAESWPLVRDADELHDALLTLIVMPPEPEWQAWFDHLEREGRVAVHKRNGRPLWTPMERRDLAGDPREVLRGWMDSIGPATAAALADRLAFSLSDTEIALAELEGEGQILRGNFTPGAAGKQEWCNRRILARIHRATLGRLRREIEPVSSADLYRFYCRWQHVAPGSQLHGEDGLLQIVRQLQGYELPAAAWESEIFQRRVAEYDPALLDRICLSGEVVWGRLSPRTVSGDARSVRPTRAAPVTFFLREDANWIAPGSNAGALLTPAARDVLDVLESRGACFFADLAASSRRLPAEVEDALWELVAGGIVTADGFENLRSLIDPKRRRGERRGRSARPRHAAGRWALLAGLRSGAGPDPERFARQLLVRWGVVFRDLLARESLAPPWRDLLPVLRRMEARGEIRGGRFAAGFTGEQFARPEAVDLLRSLRRTKDGDEMAGVAIANADPLNLDGIVLPGARVSPLAIGGRTVAV comes from the coding sequence ATGACGGCGGCGTTCCATCCGCTGGTGGCTGAGTGGTTCGCGAGCCGCCTGGGCGAACCCACCGGCCCGCAGAAACAAGCTTGGCCGCTCATCGCGGGAGGCGGCGATGTCCTCGTCTCCGCGCCCACAGGTTCCGGAAAAACGCTCGCCGCGTTCCTCACCGCCATCGACGGATTGGTGCGCGACGCGGCCGCGGGGCCGCTACCGGCCGAAACGCGGGTCGTCTACGTCTCGCCGCTGAAGGCGCTCTCCAACGATATCCATCGCAACCTGGATGTGCCTCTGGCCGGGGTGGCGGCGCTGGCCGCCGAGCGCGGCATCCCGCTCGCCGCCATTCGAGCCGCCGTGCGCACCGGCGACACGCCCGCGGCCGAGCGCCGCAAGATGACCACCTCCCCGCCGCACATCTTGGTGACGACGCCGGAGTCCTTGTATCTCCTGCTCACTGCCGAGGGTCCGCGCAAGGCGCTCGTTGGCGTACGGACCGTGATCGTCGACGAGATCCACGCCGTGGCCCGCGACAAGCGCGGCTCGCACCTCGCGCTCTCGCTCGAACGTCTCGAACACGCCGCCGGCCGCCGTCTCCAACGCATCGGGCTCTCGGCCACGGTAAGTCCCATTGAGGAAGTGGCGCGATACCTCTCGCCGGAGCGCGGCGCGTCCATCGTCAACACCGGCCACCGGCGGGAGATGGATCTGGCGATCGAAATCCCGCGCGACGAGCTGGGGCCGATCGCCTCGAACGAATTGTGGGCGGAGACGTATGACCGGCTCGCCGCTCTGATCCTCGAACATCGCACCACGCTTGTGTTCGTGAACACACGCCGGCTTTCCGAACGCGTTGCCCACGCGTTGCGCGAACGCTGCGGCGAAGACGCCATCCTCGCCCATCACGGATCGCTCGCGCTCCCGGTCCGGCAAAACGCCGAACAGCGACTGAAGCACGGCGAGGTGCGCGCCGTCGTGGCCACGGCCTCCCTCGAACTGGGCATCGACATCGGATCCGTGGACCTCGTCTGTCAGGTGGGAACTCCGCGGTCGATTCACGTCGCCTTGCAGCGCGTCGGCCGTGCCGGTCACTCCGTGGGCGCCACGCCCAAGGGCCGCTTCTTCCCCACCACCCGCGACGAGCTCATCGAATGCGGTGCGCTGCTGCAAGGCATCCGCAACGGCGCGCTCGAACGGCTGGAGATTCCGCGCAACGCGCTCGACATCCTGGCGCAGCAGGTGGTGGCCGAAGTCGCCGCCGAGCCCTGGGACGAAGAAGCCCTCTACGAGTTGACCCGGCGCGCCTTTCCGTATCGCGATCTGCCCCGCAAGGACTGGGACGAGATTCTCACGATGCTCGCCGACGGCGTCGCTACTACGCGTGGCCGCGCAGGAGCGTATCTGCATCGCGACCGGATCAACGGCAAGCTCCGTCCGCGCCGCGGCGCGCGCCTGGCGGCCATCACCTCCGGCGGCGCGATTCCGGAAACCGGCCAGTACGCTGTCGTGGCCGAGCCCGAAGGCCGCACCGTCGGCACGCTCGACGAAGACTTCGCCATCGAGAGCATGGCCGGCGATGTCTTCCTCCTCGGCACCCATTCCTGGCGCATCCAGCGCGTGGAACCGGGCCGAGTTCGGGTGGTGGACGCGGCGGGCGCCGCTCCTTCGGTTCCGTTCTGGCTGGGCGAGGCGCCGGGCCGTTCGGCGGAACTCTCGGCGGAAGTGTCGTCGCTCCGGGAGCGGTTGCTGCGCGGCGACGATCCCGGCGTGTTCGATCCGCCCGGGCTCGCGCAGGCGACGGCCTACGTCACCACCGGCGCGGCGATGCTTGGCGCGCTTCCCTCGAGCGATACCGTCGTCGCCGAACGCTTCTTCGACGAAGCGGGCGGGATGCAGTTGATCCTCCACGCGCCCTTCGGGTCCCGCGTGAATCGCGCCTGGGGACTCGCGCTGCGCAAGCGGTTCTGCCGCACGTTCAACTTCGAATTGCAGGCGGCCGCCACCGACAACGGCTTGGTCATCTCCCTCGCCGAGCAGCATTCGTTTCCGCTGGAATTGGTGTTCGCGTTTCTCGATCCCGCGCAGGTGGAAGACGTGTTGACCCAGGCCCTGCTCGCCGCGCCGATGTTCGGCGCAAGGTGGCGGTGGAACGCCACACGCGCCCTGGCGATCCTCCGGTTTCGCGGCGGCCGCAAGAACCCCGCGCCCATCCAGCGAATGCAGTCCGACGATTTGCTGGCCGCCGTCTTCCCGGATCAGGTCGCCTGCGCGGAGAACCTCACCGGACCGCTGCGGATCCCCGACCACCCGCTCGTCCGCGAAACAATCCAAAACTGCCTCCGGGAGGCGATGGATGTGGACCGGTTGCGCGCCGTCCTCGAACGCGCGAGGAGCGGCGGCCTGCGCACCGTCGCCGTTGATACCGCTGAGCCGTCGCTGTTCTGTCACGAGATCCTGAACGCCAATCCCTACGCCTTCCTCGACGACGCGCCGCTCGAAGAACGCCGGACGCGCGCCGTCCAGATGCGCCGCGTGCTGCGCACGGACCCGGCCGATGGCGTCGGCGCGCTCGATCCGGAAGCCATCGCCGCCGTCACTGCCGAAAGCTGGCCCCTTGTGCGCGACGCCGACGAGTTGCACGACGCCCTGCTCACGCTGATCGTCATGCCGCCGGAACCCGAGTGGCAGGCGTGGTTCGATCACCTCGAGCGCGAAGGCCGCGTCGCCGTGCACAAGCGCAACGGCCGCCCGTTGTGGACGCCCATGGAGCGCCGCGACCTCGCCGGCGATCCACGCGAAGTGCTGCGAGGGTGGATGGATTCGATTGGGCCCGCGACGGCGGCGGCGCTGGCGGACCGGCTCGCCTTCTCACTCAGCGACACAGAGATCGCGCTCGCGGAGCTCGAAGGCGAAGGACAGATCCTGCGCGGGAACTTCACCCCGGGCGCCGCCGGCAAACAGGAGTGGTGCAACCGCCGGATCCTCGCGCGCATCCACCGCGCCACCCTGGGGCGTCTGCGCCGCGAAATCGAACCCGTCTCGAGCGCCGATCTATATCGCTTCTATTGCCGCTGGCAGCACGTCGCACCCGGTTCGCAACTGCACGGCGAAGACGGACTGCTCCAGATCGTCCGGCAGCTTCAGGGTTATGAACTTCCGGCGGCGGCCTGGGAATCCGAGATTTTCCAACGGCGCGTCGCCGAATACGACCCGGCGCTCTTGGACCGGATCTGTCTGTCGGGCGAAGTGGTGTGGGGCCGCCTTTCGCCGCGAACGGTATCGGGCGACGCACGGTCCGTACGCCCGACGCGCGCCGCGCCGGTGACGTTCTTCCTCCGCGAGGATGCGAACTGGATCGCGCCTGGCTCCAACGCCGGAGCGCTTCTCACGCCGGCCGCACGCGACGTGCTCGACGTGCTGGAATCGCGCGGCGCATGCTTCTTCGCCGACCTCGCCGCCTCCAGCCGCCGCCTTCCCGCCGAAGTTGAGGATGCCCTCTGGGAACTGGTGGCCGGTGGCATCGTCACCGCCGACGGCTTCGAGAACCTTCGCTCCCTGATCGACCCCAAGCGAAGACGCGGAGAACGCCGCGGCCGCTCCGCACGTCCGCGCCACGCAGCCGGCCGTTGGGCGCTGCTAGCCGGGTTGCGAAGCGGCGCGGGGCCGGACCCGGAACGTTTCGCGCGACAACTGCTGGTGCGTTGGGGCGTGGTGTTCCGCGATCTGCTGGCGCGCGAGTCCCTGGCCCCGCCATGGCGGGATCTGCTTCCCGTGCTCCGCCGGATGGAGGCGCGCGGCGAGATCCGCGGCGGCCGTTTTGCAGCCGGATTCACCGGCGAGCAGTTCGCGCGGCCGGAAGCGGTGGACCTGCTGCGCTCCCTGCGACGCACGAAAGACGGCGACGAGATGGCCGGCGTCGCGATCGCCAATGCCGATCCGTTGAACCTCGACGGAATCGTCCTCCCCGGCGCGCGCGTGAGTCCGCTCGCGATCGGCGGGCGAACCGTGGCCGTGTAG
- a CDS encoding RidA family protein has translation MKKARRQFLAAAGIGAAAAVPAMASGKVKAPGGYKIGNMYYSSGLTGVRPEARKDPLAFGGDIKEQTHNTLQAHKKNLEQMGSSLDNVIKVTAFLADVKTQKPAFNEVYAQYFKENAPARTALGAIFPDTQTLVEIELVAWVP, from the coding sequence ATGAAGAAAGCTCGCCGTCAGTTCCTCGCCGCCGCCGGAATCGGCGCCGCGGCGGCAGTACCCGCCATGGCGTCCGGGAAGGTGAAAGCCCCCGGCGGATACAAGATCGGCAACATGTACTACAGTTCCGGGCTTACCGGCGTACGTCCGGAAGCGCGCAAGGATCCGCTCGCTTTCGGCGGCGATATCAAGGAGCAGACCCACAACACGCTGCAGGCGCACAAGAAGAACCTGGAGCAGATGGGGTCGTCGCTCGACAATGTGATCAAGGTGACTGCGTTCCTCGCCGACGTGAAGACGCAGAAGCCGGCGTTCAACGAAGTCTACGCGCAGTATTTCAAGGAGAACGCACCGGCGCGCACAGCGCTCGGAGCCATCTTCCCCGACACCCAGACGCTGGTGGAGATCGAGCTGGTCGCCTGGGTCCCATAG
- a CDS encoding efflux RND transporter periplasmic adaptor subunit: protein MLVLLIWVALIAVRKWTATEAGPLIPGRLMRPHAGSVEVTLRVSGNLTAERASALLAPRMRGRRSRSSGSRSDFQIVLERMAPAGSPVRQGDFVASFDRQYMLNRLDDYRADVEQRRGVLARVEAGIHIARGLLEQRIHAAQALVDKARLDMRTIPVRSAIASERLRLALEEAQAYRRELDVERRYFDASERAELRRQQLLLAEEELELRRAETNAARMVFSAPIPGIVVPSRMRRGQEYDDVRPGDEVRAGYPFVQIVDPSSLTMAASLNQVDAQLVRTGMRARIRVDAVTSVEMPGHVAAIGSIAAGTRYRPDWVRQLPIKIAPDSLDPRVFPNFSASADIVLQSAEGLVAPRECISSRDGNSGRIRLWDGREARAVDVRFGLESATETIVEAGLTAGETMVCGFAGTIEGNPKPEVNPR from the coding sequence TTGCTCGTTCTGCTGATCTGGGTGGCGCTGATCGCCGTCCGCAAATGGACCGCCACCGAGGCGGGCCCCTTGATCCCCGGTCGGCTGATGCGGCCCCACGCCGGCTCCGTCGAGGTCACCCTCCGCGTCAGCGGAAACCTCACCGCGGAACGCGCCTCCGCACTCCTCGCCCCGAGAATGCGCGGGCGCCGCAGCCGCTCGAGCGGCTCCCGCAGCGATTTTCAAATCGTCCTCGAAAGAATGGCTCCGGCCGGCTCCCCGGTCCGCCAGGGAGACTTCGTCGCCTCCTTTGACCGTCAGTACATGCTCAACCGGCTCGACGACTACCGCGCCGACGTCGAACAGCGCCGCGGCGTCCTCGCCCGCGTCGAAGCCGGCATCCACATCGCCCGCGGCCTCCTCGAACAGCGCATCCACGCCGCCCAGGCTCTTGTCGACAAGGCCCGCCTCGACATGCGCACCATCCCCGTCCGCTCCGCCATCGCCTCCGAACGTCTCCGCCTCGCCCTCGAAGAAGCACAGGCCTACCGCCGCGAACTCGATGTCGAGCGCCGCTACTTCGATGCCTCCGAACGCGCCGAACTCCGCCGCCAGCAGTTGCTCCTCGCCGAAGAGGAACTCGAACTCCGCCGCGCCGAAACCAACGCCGCCCGCATGGTCTTCAGCGCCCCAATCCCCGGAATCGTCGTCCCCAGCCGCATGCGCCGCGGCCAGGAGTACGACGACGTCCGCCCCGGCGACGAGGTCCGCGCCGGCTATCCCTTCGTGCAGATCGTCGACCCCTCCTCGCTCACCATGGCGGCCTCGCTCAATCAGGTGGACGCCCAACTCGTGCGGACCGGGATGCGCGCCCGCATCCGCGTCGACGCGGTGACGTCGGTCGAAATGCCCGGCCACGTCGCGGCCATCGGGTCCATCGCCGCGGGCACCCGCTACCGGCCGGATTGGGTCCGTCAACTCCCCATCAAGATCGCGCCGGACAGTCTGGACCCGCGCGTGTTCCCCAACTTCTCGGCCAGCGCCGACATCGTGCTGCAGTCGGCCGAAGGCTTGGTGGCGCCGCGCGAATGCATCTCCTCGCGCGACGGAAACAGCGGCCGCATCCGCCTCTGGGACGGCCGCGAGGCGCGGGCGGTGGATGTGCGGTTCGGCCTCGAATCCGCCACCGAGACGATTGTCGAAGCCGGGCTCACCGCCGGCGAAACGATGGTGTGCGGGTTCGCGGGTACAATCGAAGGAAATCCCAAACCCGAGGTGAACCCGAGATGA
- a CDS encoding chemotaxis protein CheX encodes MDIHELLIEEIRSATLNVLSTMLGLDAEPGAASMSRVETGPSHGVAAMVGVAGPYSGSGSVVCTEPVACRMAGAMLMAEYTEVNDDVLDAMGEIANMVIGNIKTNLEERFGAMALTTPTVIHGGDFSTRASGKHTWTVTPFTMEGAEFFVQMMLVESPTRVSCGPGIPVALAHH; translated from the coding sequence ATGGATATTCATGAACTACTGATCGAGGAGATCCGCAGCGCCACGCTGAACGTCCTGTCGACGATGCTGGGGCTCGACGCGGAACCGGGAGCCGCGTCGATGTCGAGGGTGGAGACAGGGCCGTCGCACGGCGTGGCGGCCATGGTGGGCGTGGCGGGACCCTACTCGGGATCGGGAAGCGTCGTGTGCACGGAGCCGGTAGCCTGCCGGATGGCCGGCGCGATGCTGATGGCCGAATACACCGAGGTGAACGACGATGTGCTCGACGCCATGGGCGAGATCGCCAACATGGTGATCGGGAACATTAAGACGAACCTGGAGGAACGGTTCGGCGCCATGGCGCTCACCACGCCGACGGTGATTCACGGCGGCGACTTCAGCACCCGCGCATCGGGCAAGCACACCTGGACCGTCACGCCGTTCACGATGGAGGGCGCCGAGTTCTTCGTCCAGATGATGCTGGTGGAATCGCCAACGCGTGTATCGTGCGGACCGGGCATTCCGGTTGCTCTGGCGCACCATTAA
- a CDS encoding response regulator, with translation MAVDIMIVDDSAAIRKILQRVLYQAEVPVGKIFEANDGAEALEVLKQNRVGLILSDINMPNMDGLQFLGVLKGAGSVHQSVPVVMITTEGSQAKVMEAVNLGAVGYVRKPFTAEQIKEKLVGLI, from the coding sequence ATGGCGGTCGACATCATGATCGTCGACGATTCGGCGGCGATCCGCAAGATCCTGCAGCGGGTGCTCTATCAAGCGGAAGTTCCCGTGGGCAAGATCTTTGAGGCCAACGATGGCGCCGAGGCGTTGGAGGTTCTCAAGCAGAACCGTGTCGGGTTGATTCTATCGGACATCAACATGCCGAACATGGACGGCCTCCAGTTCCTGGGCGTGCTGAAAGGAGCGGGCTCGGTCCACCAGTCGGTGCCGGTGGTGATGATCACCACGGAGGGCTCGCAGGCGAAGGTGATGGAAGCGGTGAACCTGGGCGCGGTGGGATACGTGCGCAAGCCGTTCACGGCGGAGCAAATCAAGGAGAAACTGGTCGGCCTCATCTAA
- a CDS encoding efflux RND transporter periplasmic adaptor subunit → MSSRLHRPVVVSLEAPAKPGARRSSARATAAFCALLALAACSGPYSGSNVAAKEQHPPIPVTLRPAAVTSIPEIVTATGELFAEELTTVSAKVPGRVERLHADLGSEVRAGDVLAEIDTTDYDFRLGQAQAQVDQIRARLGISGRADDRVTPEETAIVRQAAAALKEARFILDTTTRLQQDGVVSRIDFEKAQVRAQGAEAAYQSAIEEVGQLRAQLTERRAQLELARQQRADCTVRAPFGGGVTRRIASLGEYLPVNAPILTLVRQHPLRLRLEVPERLAPKIRPGQRIEVKLESSGESRSGRVVRLSPALESASRSLVVEGEIPNADGRLRPGSFAEATIVVDPNARGIAVPFSALISFAGVERVFSVENGALSERLVKSGRRLPGEMVEILEGLRSGENFVVKANDRMTHGRAVTVEQGR, encoded by the coding sequence ATGAGTTCCCGCCTCCATCGTCCGGTCGTCGTGTCGCTCGAAGCACCGGCGAAGCCGGGCGCACGACGGAGTTCGGCGCGGGCCACCGCGGCCTTTTGCGCGCTTCTCGCGCTTGCCGCCTGCTCCGGCCCCTATTCGGGTTCCAACGTGGCCGCGAAGGAACAGCATCCGCCGATCCCGGTAACGCTTCGCCCGGCGGCCGTCACCTCGATCCCCGAGATCGTCACGGCCACCGGCGAACTGTTCGCCGAAGAGTTGACCACGGTTTCGGCGAAAGTTCCCGGCCGCGTCGAGCGGCTCCACGCCGACCTTGGTTCCGAGGTCCGGGCTGGGGACGTTCTCGCCGAGATCGACACCACCGACTACGACTTCCGGCTCGGCCAGGCGCAGGCGCAGGTGGATCAGATCCGCGCCCGCCTTGGCATCTCCGGCCGCGCCGACGATCGCGTGACGCCGGAGGAAACCGCCATCGTCCGGCAAGCGGCCGCCGCGCTCAAGGAGGCGCGCTTCATTCTCGACACCACGACGCGCCTGCAGCAGGACGGTGTGGTGTCACGCATCGACTTCGAAAAGGCGCAAGTGCGGGCGCAGGGCGCCGAGGCCGCCTACCAATCGGCGATTGAGGAAGTGGGGCAGCTTCGCGCCCAGTTGACGGAGCGCCGCGCACAGCTCGAACTGGCGCGCCAGCAGCGCGCCGATTGCACGGTCCGCGCGCCGTTCGGCGGCGGTGTCACGCGGCGCATCGCCTCGCTCGGCGAATACCTTCCGGTGAACGCGCCGATCCTGACGCTCGTGCGGCAGCATCCGCTCCGGCTGCGCCTGGAGGTGCCGGAGCGACTGGCGCCCAAGATCCGCCCGGGCCAACGGATCGAGGTGAAACTCGAAAGCTCCGGGGAATCGCGCTCCGGGCGGGTGGTGCGGCTCTCGCCGGCGCTCGAATCGGCGAGCCGGTCGCTCGTGGTGGAAGGCGAGATCCCCAACGCCGACGGCCGCCTCCGGCCGGGCTCGTTCGCCGAGGCCACGATCGTTGTCGACCCCAACGCCCGCGGCATCGCGGTCCCCTTCTCGGCCCTGATCTCGTTTGCCGGCGTGGAGCGCGTTTTTTCAGTGGAGAACGGCGCGCTTTCCGAGCGTCTGGTGAAATCCGGACGCCGCCTGCCGGGCGAGATGGTGGAGATTCTCGAAGGGCTCCGGAGCGGAGAGAACTTCGTCGTCAAAGCCAATGACCGCATGACCCACGGCCGCGCGGTGACGGTGGAACAGGGGCGGTAG